From the genome of Pristiophorus japonicus isolate sPriJap1 chromosome 18, sPriJap1.hap1, whole genome shotgun sequence:
GAGaattaaaagtaggggaacatctaggcaatagtgaccataacataatacactttaagatgataattgagaaggacataaatatGACGAAAACCAGTCTAATagtttggagaaaagctgattttgaagaactaagaatagaacttgggaaaacaatattggcaaaaaaaaaaGCAGAGCagaaatgggaaacatttaaaacagtgttcaacagagtgcaggaacaatatattccgctaaaaggaaagaacaaactaaacactaaagagactccatggatgaataaagccataagggaataattgagggtaaggaacgaagcatacattaagtacataggcagcaggggagtgcatgataaggcagAATACGAaacgattaggagagaagtaaaaaaaaacaattcgaaaggcaaagaggaactatgaaattaaattatcaaggaacataaaacaaaatagtaaaataatttacaggcacatcaataaaaaaaaggaaggaaggttgggatgggaatagggttgGGATGGGGATGggtagaaaaaataatggaatacctattaaaggagaaaatagaagaacatctagaaaccaaaaatataataacgaatagtcagcatagatttcaaaagggaaggatttgcttgaccaacctcattgaatattttgaagaggtaacagagagagtagacaatggtaatgcagtagatgcaatttatctagattttcaaaaggctttcaataaggtaccccatactagactgatgagcaaggtcagagaatgcggagtcaggggacaagtagcagaatgaatagctagctgacttcaagacagaaagcagagagtaggggtagaaGGTAgcgattcacagtggcagaaggtgggtagtggtgttccacaaggatcagagctggaaccactgttggtcacaatttatattaacgatttagaaaaACCCAATTGggggggggcgatagtcaatactgaggatgactgcaatgAATTACAGgctgacattaataaacttgcagaatggatatATGAAGTTtgacacagataaatgtgatgtatgacattttggtaggaagaatagggaggtcaattagtacttggagggtgtgagtctaggtggggtagaagaacaaagggatctcggagtacaaatacacaaatcgctaaaagttgcgacacaggtcagCAATGCCATAAAAAAGAAAAACAAGCACTAGTGTTTATTTCTAgtggtacagaattgaaaagtagggaagttatgctaaacctttattgcATCTTGGTTCGACTACATTtatttctggtcgccatattgtaaaaaggatacagaggcgatACAGAGGCATTGCAGAGggtggatgaacaggctgggtctctcttctcttgggggaaaaaaagactgaggaggtgacctaatagaggtctttaaaattataaaaggttttgatagtgtggatccagggagaatgtttccacttgtggggaagagtaaactagaggccatcaatacaaggtagtcaccaagaaatccaatagggaattcagaagaaaactctttacccaaagagtggtcagaatgtggaacttgttaccacagggagtggttgaagagaatagtatagatgcatttaaggggaggctagacaagcatctgaggaagaagggaatagagggtgatgtggatagatttagatgaggaaagacaggtggaggctcgagtggagcataaacgccggcatgaactggttgggccgaatggcctgtttctgtgctgtataccctATGCAATAAAGCCACAGAGAGCATATCATGTACATGCatcaggatgatgccagggatgggaaactatagttatgaggcgAGACTCGAGATACGGCGACTATTCCCACTGGAGCAAAGAACACCAAAAGGTGATTTACGAGGCACATAGAAATTTGGCAAAATTTCATTACATCACCCGTTGTTGCAatgtggaatgctttgccacagagagtggttgagccgCACACCATTGAATCTTTTCTGAGAAtatagggggggggagggggaatgggaagtAGACGGATGCGTTGTTGGTGTTGgagaggcgagggggagggggggagggatcgggagaagtgggagggatggggagaacagggagaatgagagatggggagaatgagagaaggggagggatggggagaatgagagatggggaaaaggaggagggatggggagaaggggaaaaggaggagggatggggagaaggggaaaaggggagggatggggagaaggggaagggatgggcagaaggggaggaggaggaagaatgggcatggggagagatggaggagggttggggagagatggaggagggttggggagagaaggaggagggttGGGGACGGATGAGGAGAGGTCCTTTACCTTGTTATGCAGAGAGTTCCAGTGGATCAGGCGTGTATTAATTAGAAGCTCCTTGTCTAGTGCTCTATATTCGCCAATGATTCTGAACTCAGGAGTCGAATTCCCCCCTTTCCATTGCCAGTTAATAATGTCATATCCTATGGGTGGGTTCCAATGTTCGTCGAAGAAAATGGATCTGTTGTGGAGAATGAACTTAACTTGTTCAAGTTCTTTGAGGAGCTAGATGGAAATCAGGAGTTTTAATCAGTGAGGAAAATGTCTAGACTTTATATAGAAGAAAAAAATGGTGTTTGTCTGTCTGAGAAACACTTGCTCTccagactcacacatgaagaatggccacgtgTGAGCTATCAGATGTTAGCTAACATTATTGGAACTCGTACTTCAGCGAGAGGAGGGGacctgcatcccagtgagagtcagcaccttcaggaggggattcaggaggttgtgggtttatgtcctactccagagacttgagcacataatccaggctgacacttgcgTGCAGTAGtgacagagtgctgcactgccggaggtgtcaTTTTTCAAATGAAACCTGGTTTGTTTCTTCAAGtggtgttaaagatcccatggtataatttgatgaagagcaggggtctTCTCTCCATTCTCCTGGGccacaattatccctcaaccaacagcacaagAAACATATGAATTGGTCATTACTGCTCTATGGCTGACTCATTCACTGATATAATAACATTCACTATAAAGACTAATAGTGTATTGAGCACTTTGAGATATTTCTCAGAGATAAtgttagaaatgcaagtctttcttttctagttAACTACTTTCCTTGGCCTTCAGTCTGTCCCCCTGAGATCCCTCCCTGCCCAGCTCTCACCTGCCATGGGTAAATGGTGTTCCTGGTGCAGGTTCCTAAGTCACAGCGGAGCAGTCGGTGGAGTGCGTGAGCCACGCTATAGACTGCAGAGTAAACGTTAAACGAAACGCGCTGCAGGTCTTCACCAACAATCGCAGCAGCTTCATCGACAGACAGTGTTGAACAATTGTTGCACTCTTCCTCTTTCAGTGGTTTCTCATCACTGCCGCAGCTTTGAGGCTTCAGACTGGGCAACTGGCTGAGGGCCAGTGCGGCGGTTACGTAGCTCTCAAACCCCGGGATATGACCACTTTTAACAGCCACGCCCAGAAAGGTCCCGATACTCGAGATGTTTGGAAAGCTGGTGACGATTTCAGAAGTGGCCCAGCCCTCGCTGGCAATCCACACCTTGCCTGTCACATTCTGCTCAAACATTATCGTCATCAATGCATAGGCGTAATTCTGATCAGCGAACACAGCCGTGACATTAACCCGCGAGCGGACAATGCTCGCGATGACTGCCACCATTTTCCTCTGAAATTTGGATCCCGATATGCTCATGGGTATCAGTTCCTCATACGCAATGCAAATCCCTTTTTTGGAGGCGTGTTTTGTGAAATATTCCATTCCCCTTCGGCCGtatatgtcgttggtcccaatcaCTGCCATCCAGTTCCACTGAAACATCTCGACAATCGAgaccatggctgctgcctggacttCATCCGTGGGAATCATCCGGAAAAATGATGGGAAATACGTTCTATCACTAAACAAATTGCTCGAAGCACTATAACTAATCTGGAACAAAAAAAATCATATAGGTACACACAAGGgaattggattaacatcagtagtgaAACAGTCAGTGACATAGAGCTCTGGGGTGAGGGATTACTAAGTGACAGTATGAGAAGCTGGATTACCATCAGTAGAGATAGTCAGCAacattgtggggtggggggtggcattgctgagtgacagtgtgagggagatggattatcagtcgagatacagtcagtggtgcagctacaaggcacaaatcaggaatgtgatggaatactctccacttgcctggatgagtacagctccaacaacactcaagaagctcaacgccatccaggacaaagcagtccatttgattggcatcccatcccatccagcaccttaaacattcactccctccaccaccggcgcaccgtggctgcagtgtgtaccatctacaagatgcagtgcaataactcaccaaggcttcttcgatagcacctcccaaacccacaacttctaccacctagaagaacaagagcagcaggcacatgggaacaccatcacctgcaagataccctccaagtcacagaccatcttcacttggaaatatattgccgttccttcatagtcgctgggtcaaaatcctggcgctccctccctaacagcactgtgggagcaccttcaccacacggactgcagcaattcaagaaggcggctcaccactactttctcaagggtaattggggatgggcaataaatgctgaccttgccagtgacgcccacatcctatgaacgaataaaaaaaaaagtttcaataaTTTCCCCTATGCAGTTCAGTAATTCGCCCCAAGCAGTCTCCCTGTTACAAGCGGTCTCTGCTTAACCTAAAATATTTGTCATAAAAAAACTGAAAGGTACTGAGAATATTTTAGGAATTAAGAAAGAAATTCCCCCTTTCCAGTTTGCCCCTGTTCCACGTGAGGTGGTGGCTCTTGCTAGGAACCAAGTCACAGGCACTGGTCACACTTTGCACCTCCCCATGTAACTGTTCTTGGTACAAGAGCTCAGACAGTGAGTGTCATCAGGCTATTTGATCATGGGGAGTATTACAGCTgatcccaatcctgtcctcacccaacaaaAGAACCGGTGAGGAGACGAGGAGAAgtatttttatgcagtgagttgttgcgatctgaaatgcacagcctgaaagggtgatggaagcagattcaataataacgttcaaaagggaattggatatatacttgaaaaagaaaaacttgcaagctatggggaaaagagcaaaggaatgagattaattggatagctctttaaaagagccagcacagacacaatgggccaattggtctccttctgtgctgtatgattcagtgATTCTAACAtccacatgcactttccagcaaagATCCACAGATAGttatcaggagcagggaccctggctgatgTTCCCTTCCCTAACTCATCACTGAGGATAATAGTAGCCCCCATACTGTTTCCCCCACTAGGATTATCCACGATGGTCTGCTCTGTTCCTCCGCACTGCACTGCCTGATATTTAGGAAGGGATACTGGCAGTCACACTAGGGGGAATATTTTGGGATAGggctgtgtagagtgttgtgttttAAACCGATGTATTGATTCCCAAGAATGATAGTGGCCCTCTCGCCAGTGACTGGTTCCTCCATCGTACCTGTGGAATGAGGAGGAAGCTGAAGAGTCGAGCGATCACTCTGGACAGCTCGGAGGTAGAGGGGCCGAGAGTGGCCAACACTCGTGCACTATAATCCGTGTAATCACACTTCACTTCAAACCCCTCTCCATCCTTTGCGGCCAAGAAGGAAATGGCTGATTGCATCGCGACCGAGGACTTGAGATGGGTGTCCTGGATGTCGTATCCCAGCATCACGTCTGGTAGGAGAGTGCTTGAGTTATTGATCTCTTCAATGGCAAACTTCATCGCCTGAAGCCAGCGGAAACCATCAAGGTGGAATCTGCGTCAAGGAGCGTTAGAATATAGGTCAAGAAATAACCACTGGCTGAATcgtaagtgatatgtccttactatacagtataaatgcacacgaggcccatacttgagagaaggtcactctgtgacctgtcctttattagccagcactgaagtgacgaaggtgggtggaaacatagaaacatagaaaataggtgcaggagtaggtcattcagcccttctagcctgcaccgtcattcaatgagttcatggctgaacatgaaactttagtacccccttcctgctttctcgccataccccttgatccccgagtagtaaggacttcatctaactcccttttgaatatatttagtgaattggcctcacctactttctgtggtagagaattccacaggttcaccactctctgggtgaagaagtttctcctcatctcggtcctaaatggcttaccccttatccttagactgtgacccctggttctggacttccccaacattgggaacattcttcctgcatccaacctgtccaaacccgtcagaattttaaacgtttctatgaggtcccctctcactcttctgaactccagtgaatacaagcccagttgatccagtctttcttgataggtcagtcccaccatcccgggaatcagtctggtgaatcttcgctgcattccctcaatagcaagaatgtccttcctcaagttaggagaccaaaactgtacacaatactccaggtgtggcctcaccaaggccctgtacaactgtagcaacatctccctgcccctgtactcaaatcccctcgctatgaaggccaacatgccatttgctttcttaaccgcctgctgtacctgcatgtcaataactgatgtaccatgacacccaggtctcgttgcaccttcccttttcctaatctgtcaccattcagataatattctgtctctctgtttttaccaccaaagtggataacctcacatttatccacattatactccatctgccatgcatttgcccactcacctaacctatccaagtcactctgcagcctcatagcatcctcctcgcagctcacactgccacccaacttagtgtcatctgcaaatttggagatactacatttaatcccttcgtctaaatcattaatgtacaatgtaaacagctggggccccagcacagaaccttgcggtaccccactagtcactgcctgccattctgaaaagtacccatttactcctactctttgcttcctgtctgccaaccagttctcaatccacgtcagcacactacccccaatcccatgtgctttaactttgcacattaatctcttgtgtgggaccttgtcgaaagccttctgaaagtccaaatacacca
Proteins encoded in this window:
- the LOC139229362 gene encoding taste receptor type 1 member 3-like is translated as MSTAHGEPPDQFQAAGDYILGGLFPIYYSDMNWIGEAKSESTKCQRFHLDGFRWLQAMKFAIEEINNSSTLLPDVMLGYDIQDTHLKSSVAMQSAISFLAAKDGEGFEVKCDYTDYSARVLATLGPSTSELSRVIARLFSFLLIPQISYSASSNLFSDRTYFPSFFRMIPTDEVQAAAMVSIVEMFQWNWMAVIGTNDIYGRRGMEYFTKHASKKGICIAYEELIPMSISGSKFQRKMVAVIASIVRSRVNVTAVFADQNYAYALMTIMFEQNVTGKVWIASEGWATSEIVTSFPNISSIGTFLGVAVKSGHIPGFESYVTAALALSQLPSLKPQSCGSDEKPLKEEECNNCSTLSVDEAAAIVGEDLQRVSFNVYSAVYSVAHALHRLLRCDLGTCTRNTIYPWQLLKELEQVKFILHNRSIFFDEHWNPPIGYDIINWQWKGGNSTPEFRIIGEYRALDKELLINTRLIHWNSLHNKIPGSNCSTTCEPGQIKMVKGYHSCCYECEDCPAGTFQSDDNQCVPCQKNEWSTLRSVECQNKTIEFMRWTDSLAVLLATLTAMGLLVIAAITSIFMLNLNTPMVQLAGGTTCLVMLVSMAISCGSLYCFMGKPNWLLCTVRQPIFSIGLAGCLSAMLVKSLQVSGLFRVSGYIPQWCPGFLQHNGRYLVVCFLLLLQVALCSVWQSTSPPSVFANYDISVKEIVMECDEAFVTGFGLLLGYNGLLALVCFLCTFMCQSSPKTYNLARHITFAMLIYLIAWVFFIPAYATTKGKFISSMQLFAGLVSVYGILTAYFLPKCYIILFKPEYNTQSYCQSLMQNPPPTTESQ